From Prevotella sp. oral taxon 299 str. F0039:
TGGTTGACTGTCCACAGTTAACGTGGTCGTTGGGAGAAACATATTGGTATTCGCCCTTTCCGTGTCCTAATATTTCTAAAGCTCTATTGGCAATCACCTCGTTAGCATTCATATTGACAGATGTTCCTGCACCTCCTTGCATCATATCGATGGGGAAATTGTCGTGCCATTTGCCTTCAATTATCTCTCGACAAGCTTGCGCAATGGCTCCAGAAATATTGTCTTCAATAACTCCGAGTGTGTGATTTGCTTCAATTGCGGCTAGTTTTACGTAAGCGATGGCAATGACATAATCGGGATAGTCACGCATTTTTTTACGAGAAATATGATAGTTGTTAATGCCGCGTTGCGTTTGAACGCCATACAATGCGTCGCTTGGAACCTGAAGTTCTCCTAGAAGATCGGATTCAATTCTAAATTGTTCTTCTTTCATATCTATTGATTTTGAAGTCTTTTTATCATCTGTTTGTGAGGACATCTTTGTGGTATTAAGATGTGTTTTGATGTCGAAAGGCTCCTAATTATTGATGTTTTAAGTACAACAAATTTATAAAAAAAGACAGTTATAGCACAACAATAGCTTTAATAAGATGTATGATTTTACCATAACTTAACACACCAAACAGGTATAATAGCATTGCTCTTACCTGTTTGGTGTGCTTCTTTTACACTAAAGTTGTGCTATAATAGCAACTTTATAGTTGTTTTATCTGCTTTAAAAGAGAAGAAAAGTTTTGATTAAGAAGTTGAGTTGTGGCTTTTAATTGACCCACAATTTGCGAGCGAGTCTCTAGCAAATCTTCTGTATAAACACCTTCACTTTTAAACAAAACCGATTTATTGGCTTCTTTTATGTCGTCTTCGAAAGTGAAAGTTAGCCATCTCTTTCGAATGTTTCTAAGCATGGTTGATTGCTGGCTGTTGGTGAATCTGGTCTCGTTGAGCATGTACCAAACGATAGGAGGGAACTCATCTGAGTTCTTTTCTTCCCATATTGCCCGCAAATGGTTGCGTTTATGCTTTAGAATAAGTCGCTTTCCTTTAGGGCTAAGCGTTGCCCAACCAAGTCCAGCACCAATGACTCCGGCTCCAATTGCTACGCCTTTGTTCCAACCATCGTTACTAATACAAACGTCAGCAACGGCAGATAAGGCTCCAATAACAATAGACGCCACAGTTAGTTTGTTATCCCTTTTGCTATTCATGCCCCCTAATAATTCCTTTAATTGGTCGCATCTCTCGCCTTCGCAGTCAAGTTCTGCCACCAAAGCGTCGATCTCTACTAATGCATTTAGTACCTTCTGTTCAATCTTTTGCTGTGTAGCAAGATACAAAACGCTGTCTTTTATAATTGAATGTTCGTCTCTTAGCTCTGTAAGTTGTTCTAACTCTTTATCCAAGTTCAAAGCATGTGCTAATAGAATATTTTGCTTTGTGAACTGAGTTTTCCACTTATGGTCGGAACAAGAATGCTATCGGAATTGAATTCGATAGGCTCTTCAACTATATTAGCATAAATAGGCGGCTCGCAATAGTCGCTTTCGTAAGTTATCAGCTTATAAGATTTACAGCTAGAAAGGCACACAACAAAGGTGATGGCATAGAAAATGTATGCCAAGAAAGATGTTGTTGAATGTTGTTTCATAATTAATTGAGGTCTAATCCTTGTGGAGAAATGCTGATGAGTCGCTTTTTATACAAGTCGCCAACCGCTTTTTTGAATACCTTTTTGCTCACGCTAAAGCACTGATAAATATCTTCTGCGTCGCTTTTATCCCATAAATCGCAATGTCCGTTGTGGTCTTTTAGATACTGAAGAAGCTCATCTGCGAAGTCAAGCGTTTGTTGTCTGCCTTGCAATTGCAAAGAAATATCCAGTTTTCCGTCCTGTCTTATGTTAGCAATATATCCTTTGATGTGTTCTCCGAGATACACTCTTTGGAACACTTGGTTAAGGAAAATAAGTCCTTGATATTCATTATTCACAATCACTTTATAGCCCAAATCGGTGCGTTGCCATAACAACAAATCTACTTCTTGTGCGGGTTGAAGGTGCGAAGTGTCGCTGTTGAGGTGCTTTTCTATCTTTGCAGAGGCAACGATACGATAGCTTTCCTCGTCGATATAGACGTAGACCATGTGCTTTTCGCCTATCTGCATGTGTCTTTTTTGCTCTCTAAAAGGACAGAAAAGATCTTTCATTAGTCCCCATTTTAAGAATGCTCCATACTCATTTACCCATGCAACCTCGAGTAAAGCGAATTCTCCTACCTTTACAAAGGGTTTCTCTGTGGTGGCAACAGGGCG
This genomic window contains:
- a CDS encoding S1 RNA-binding domain-containing protein — its product is MKTIKLGEYNLLTVTKLVDFGLYLDGGDADEILLPARYVPEGTKVGDELNVFIYLDQEERPVATTEKPFVKVGEFALLEVAWVNEYGAFLKWGLMKDLFCPFREQKRHMQIGEKHMVYVYIDEESYRIVASAKIEKHLNSDTSHLQPAQEVDLLLWQRTDLGYKVIVNNEYQGLIFLNQVFQRVYLGEHIKGYIANIRQDGKLDISLQLQGRQQTLDFADELLQYLKDHNGHCDLWDKSDAEDIYQCFSVSKKVFKKAVGDLYKKRLISISPQGLDLN